A single genomic interval of Electrophorus electricus isolate fEleEle1 chromosome 2, fEleEle1.pri, whole genome shotgun sequence harbors:
- the nab1b gene encoding NGFI-A-binding protein 1b isoform X1, whose amino-acid sequence MAATLPRTLGELQLYRILQRANLLCYYDAFIQQGGDDVQQLCEAGEDEFLEIMALVGMASKPLHVRRLQKALRDWVTNPALFNQPLTSLPVCSIPVYKLPEGSPTLLPGSGARGETHVKVPKCVAAACVDPGKGEAGNGSSSATVSPLQSGSEPRFWAGHGTESEHSLSPADLGSPSSPRDALEALDAAAVQSVTECVERIAQALPKSDPAEVKEQLKGNKKLAKMISHIFDMNEEDPHREEEIRKYSAIYGRFDSKRKDGKHLTLHELTVNEAAAQLCMKDVALLTRRDELFGLARQVSREVTYKYTYRTSKSRCGDRDEPSPKRIKTEEGFFDLQEALQAIHMRQETLREQLAQARSKGEETVSRNIQAQLERLLAKQMEILHDAATQDRLQTLEWRVPTLKHSAERQSANGVSSSSEKAAEQHGERPLNLRVTGQRSGMSEGDTPLGKQLANELKRHHHQANAESKAAAATENGGGADTTLRALNLSEKKTIKSEPEDSR is encoded by the exons ATGGCGGCGACTTTACCCAGAACCCTCGGGGAGTTGCAGCTCTACCGTATTCTGCAGAGGGCCAACCTGCTGTGCTACTATGACGCCTTCATCCAGCAGGGCGGCGACGACGTACAGCAGCTGTGCGAGGCTGGTGAGGACGAGTTCCTGGAGATCATGGCGCTGGTGGGCATGGCCAGCAAGCCCCTGCATGTCAGACGCCTGCAGAAGGCCCTGCGAGACTGGGTCACCAACCCGGCCCTCTTCAACCAGCCACTGACCTCACTGCCCGTCTGCAGCATCCCCGTCTACAAGCTGCCCGAGGGCTCGCCCACACTGCTGCCTGGAAGCGGTGCCCGAGGAGAGACGCACGTCAAGGTGCCTAAATGCGTGGCGGCTGCCTGTGTGGATCCGGGCAAGGGTGAGGCAGGCAACGGCAGCTCGTCAGCCACCGTATCGCCACTGCAGAGTGGCAGCGAGCCTCGCTTCTGGGCCGGCCATGGCACAGAGAGTGAGCACAGCCTGTCTCCTGCTGACCTTGGCTCACCCTCGTCCCCGCGCGATGCGCTGGAGGCGCTGGACGCTGCCGCCGTGCAGTCCGTAACAGAGTGTGTGGAGCGGATAGCGCAGGCTCTGCCCAAGAGCGACCCCGCTGAGGTCAAAGAGCAGCTCAAGGGCAACAAGAAGCTGGCCAAGATGATCAGCCACATCTTTGACATGAACGAAGAGGACCcacacagggaggaggagaTCCGCAAGTACAGCGCCATCTATGGCCGATTCGACTCCAAGAGGAAAGATGGCAAACATCTCACGCTACATGAG TTGACGGTAAATGAGGCCGCAGCACAGCTGTGTATGAAGGACGTGGCACTGCTAACACGCAGAGACGAATTATTCGGACTCGCCCGTCAGGTGTCCAGAGAGGTCACCTACAAGTACACCTATAGAACCAGCAA ATCTCGGTGTGGTGACAGAGATGAGCCCTCTCCAAAGAGGATTAAAACAGAG GAAGGATTCTTTGACCTGCAGGAGGCACTGCAAGCAATCCACATGCGTCAGGAGACACTCAGAGAGCAGCTGGCCCAAGCTAGATCCAAAGGAGAAGAGACAGTTTCGCGAAACATCCAG gctCAGCTGGAGCGTCTGCTGGCCAAGCAGATGGAGATCCTGCATGATGCGGCAACACAGGACCGTCTGCAGACCCTGGAGTGGAGGGTGCCAACCCTCAAGCACAgcgcagagagacagagtgccAACGGTGTGTCCAGCAGCAGTGAGAAAGCAGCTGAGCAGCATG gtgagaggcCACTGAACCTGCGGGtgacaggtcagaggtcagggatGTCAGAGGGAGATACGCCACTGGGAAAACAGCTGGCCAATGAGCTGAAGAGACATCATCATCAAGCTAATGCTGAGAGCAAGGCAGCAGCTGccacag AAAACGGTGGTGGAGCAGACACAACTCTGCGTGCCCTCAATCTGTCAGAAAAGAAGACCATCAAATCAGAACCTGAAGATTCCAGATAG
- the nab1b gene encoding NGFI-A-binding protein 1b isoform X2, with amino-acid sequence MAATLPRTLGELQLYRILQRANLLCYYDAFIQQGGDDVQQLCEAGEDEFLEIMALVGMASKPLHVRRLQKALRDWVTNPALFNQPLTSLPVCSIPVYKLPEGSPTLLPGSGARGETHVKVPKCVAAACVDPGKGEAGNGSSSATVSPLQSGSEPRFWAGHGTESEHSLSPADLGSPSSPRDALEALDAAAVQSVTECVERIAQALPKSDPAEVKEQLKGNKKLAKMISHIFDMNEEDPHREEEIRKYSAIYGRFDSKRKDGKHLTLHELTVNEAAAQLCMKDVALLTRRDELFGLARQVSREVTYKYTYRTSKHYSEMEMASERVVRTTDLGVVTEMSPLQRGLKQRKDSLTCRRHCKQSTCVRRHSESSWPKLDPKEKRQFRETSRLSWSVCWPSRWRSCMMRQHRTVCRPWSGGCQPSSTAQRDRVPTVCPAAVRKQLSSMVRGH; translated from the exons ATGGCGGCGACTTTACCCAGAACCCTCGGGGAGTTGCAGCTCTACCGTATTCTGCAGAGGGCCAACCTGCTGTGCTACTATGACGCCTTCATCCAGCAGGGCGGCGACGACGTACAGCAGCTGTGCGAGGCTGGTGAGGACGAGTTCCTGGAGATCATGGCGCTGGTGGGCATGGCCAGCAAGCCCCTGCATGTCAGACGCCTGCAGAAGGCCCTGCGAGACTGGGTCACCAACCCGGCCCTCTTCAACCAGCCACTGACCTCACTGCCCGTCTGCAGCATCCCCGTCTACAAGCTGCCCGAGGGCTCGCCCACACTGCTGCCTGGAAGCGGTGCCCGAGGAGAGACGCACGTCAAGGTGCCTAAATGCGTGGCGGCTGCCTGTGTGGATCCGGGCAAGGGTGAGGCAGGCAACGGCAGCTCGTCAGCCACCGTATCGCCACTGCAGAGTGGCAGCGAGCCTCGCTTCTGGGCCGGCCATGGCACAGAGAGTGAGCACAGCCTGTCTCCTGCTGACCTTGGCTCACCCTCGTCCCCGCGCGATGCGCTGGAGGCGCTGGACGCTGCCGCCGTGCAGTCCGTAACAGAGTGTGTGGAGCGGATAGCGCAGGCTCTGCCCAAGAGCGACCCCGCTGAGGTCAAAGAGCAGCTCAAGGGCAACAAGAAGCTGGCCAAGATGATCAGCCACATCTTTGACATGAACGAAGAGGACCcacacagggaggaggagaTCCGCAAGTACAGCGCCATCTATGGCCGATTCGACTCCAAGAGGAAAGATGGCAAACATCTCACGCTACATGAG TTGACGGTAAATGAGGCCGCAGCACAGCTGTGTATGAAGGACGTGGCACTGCTAACACGCAGAGACGAATTATTCGGACTCGCCCGTCAGGTGTCCAGAGAGGTCACCTACAAGTACACCTATAGAACCAGCAA GCATTACTCTGAGATGGAGATGGCCAGTGAAAGAGTTGTAAGAACCACAG ATCTCGGTGTGGTGACAGAGATGAGCCCTCTCCAAAGAGGATTAAAACAGAG GAAGGATTCTTTGACCTGCAGGAGGCACTGCAAGCAATCCACATGCGTCAGGAGACACTCAGAGAGCAGCTGGCCCAAGCTAGATCCAAAGGAGAAGAGACAGTTTCGCGAAACATCCAG gctCAGCTGGAGCGTCTGCTGGCCAAGCAGATGGAGATCCTGCATGATGCGGCAACACAGGACCGTCTGCAGACCCTGGAGTGGAGGGTGCCAACCCTCAAGCACAgcgcagagagacagagtgccAACGGTGTGTCCAGCAGCAGTGAGAAAGCAGCTGAGCAGCATG gtgagaggcCACTGA